The following are encoded together in the Anopheles nili chromosome 3, idAnoNiliSN_F5_01, whole genome shotgun sequence genome:
- the LOC128725057 gene encoding serine protease nudel — protein MVKSDQTALDEELTTAVRPMEQLAQHCNQKYYLAVLLVSFCGVIVVAAIALGFYVILPASVLSQQPTELRPASEPVEEDVGTLGKVYFKAEAHDVLVGSLHLLELMEKLDPLVQQARYRRDLSEQVPNRISQDDRSEEITYGVRRRVQREFDLGTVPVAYRNVGPERRSRVRRAAGVPVELEELERAKRSAEKDFRRLEKEYHRCRKEAPNGKLCDQIYEKFQRLSDEVNARFTEMANLLQGLHDPHGTDQSSTEHEKASSTEWTPVSRAQDSEMTTFVMQTTTELPDVTMAFDLSQHLPVENSSIRSLDDLFDHLRLSDPFAVTSTEMSSESVEVMSQSSTNPPTTVTMPKTTNPTTKRTTTRSPLQAARNLHDVVDQLQLAQMIHPHPFHEDLLHNPPSADIDDFVMARSRNRGETQHDQKLTPASQGSDSGPLVGRQDVSIDPMRSAQYHPLVVGPSAPFLNLCDQLRSANSGGQLTPPVHSNGFQQVHSNAPGIPITGEATKASSQIIVNSAYGGGYVPNTVCFYQNAPPAYSFRPAYQTYPQGGYSQPHHGGGKLPLNDPSVDALIQPRAPAAMINMPVSIQNLHHPGAPRVAGDDPNASASGPVLLCSMVHAAEQPQHDQRHHTTNTNPTNDTHAPEDDLTAMFAAGHSSAARAKGRHHCRRGWVPCFSSHQCVKRANWCDSKTDCLDGSDESACSCVSRLPSRKLCDGYADCPLGMDEMGCFGCDRFAFSCFHTAAEHNAASHRAAGPLCYTLHERCDGFDHCLNRKDEQDCAMLVRDMGHYLAYSVPHSVGVLHRNFRGKWYPVCHNPVQWAREACESELGPQLGREPQVSHGHGSLPGPYISQRATGVLAEPEFSDTCNGVYVHVRCPPVRCGTSRLHEQHAARISVRTRRNVTEDELVESVRIVGGSQAEPEAYPFIVGIFRDGKFHCGGSIYNEHWIISAAHCCDNFDQHYFEVRSGMLRKRSFAPQVQITRVTHMIIHHAYSSALMANDIALMRVEHPFLYNRWVRPICLPERHRTTDDRDWMWGPKAGTICTAVGWGALRERGGAPDALMQVSVPILATCKHRADRDSLQICAAEEDGGHDACQGDSGGPFVCQSKSNPFEWYLAGVVSHGEGCARPHEPGVYTRVALFIEWIAQKVKDPLPSRTARSDCPGMRCIWGGGICLPPGKKCNGYVNCLGGEDESGCEMDLLLRSMAQRESTDSEGNEDQEANDSQDGTEHQDNEAITANVVLSEEKATFTTREASGEAQESMIVTQVMHTEPQTSTTPVVTSPEVESISSITTTEQDLTSTVAVSEGTSTMTQTMSLESSSSTSESSSSTTVSSWTTTSVSTTTDSAIVFPESETHQSTSGFEFIAPVVSTTTEAIWKVLEKTIQEVRGQVRSKNETETKDPMAPVDVGDESTVPTDVEGSSEDHPFFGELDVMHQAKQKRVAQFRLTVHNLHTKSNAPVLLPNDTAQYRQFSCTNITQRINVAHRCDRIVDCEDGSDEQNCTCRDFLKDKFDFLICDGKTDCLDHTDEKDCMDCHAGQYACRISQVCVPREQVCNGHPDCPLHEDELDCLALTDGHRVYFDANNLTLFRNTGIVTKNTNGTWEVLCGAVLTAKTEHAIEKICSFLGFAGYRNYSLLTLTPGELPAGLLVNAGDQPYVNLTVEAGCQALRVSCAQHINATEHDIAHFEHQHNQEPVQVNIRPVNPIHRPHHMPQIVFQENAHIELVENFGDDYDWPWNADIYLDGVLICSGLIIDSSWIIVASSCTRMVNLRHQYIAVVAGGAKSYLHIAGPYEQVGRVDCYHFIPEAETVMLHLASPLTFSRHVLPTFVPESDNLTDSECLAVGQDKYGRTKTLRVHLNSTDCGGERVRCYHKDLKQPYYHHESCYTPEATRSGVIVCKTSRSGWYPVGFYQNKRGLCGFNEVVRVTSLVESYQKIQDVLRKEQCGVQQYEEPPCAGKRCRYGKCVGERLLCDRKPDCSDGSDEDPVLCAARNHTSNCLAHQMRCANGRCIDKSNFCDRKNDCGDSTDEPHDCSCYTYLKITDPGKICDGVRNCWDKSDENPRVCRCHPSSFRCGESDICVPYDFVCDKERDCPDGEDELYCYALQQNSYEAGYGELMEQSYGIWRSKCFPKTAQFDDEYMRRICEQLGYNQVRKIYGRAIVEGTRLRTANETESAVDKLRRAATKTIVQNKFSKVVINDNHTFYMKPSRPMFKLINWNDEDQQHCHRLELLCAP, from the exons ATGGTGAAGTCCGATCAAACCGCCCTAGATG AGGAGCTGACGACTGCTGTGCGTCCGATGGAACAGCTGGCACAGCATTGCAACCAGAAATACTATCTCGCCGTGCTGTTGGTGTCTTTTTGTGGAGTGATCGTTGTGGCAGCCATTGCGCTTGGGTTCTACGTTATCCTGCCAGCTTCAG TGCTTTCGCAACAACCAACTGAACTAAGACCCGCAAGTGAGCCAGTTGAAGAAGATGTTGGAACCTTAGGGAAGGTGTACTTCAAGGCGGAAGCTCATGATGTGCTGGTGGGATCACTACACCTACTCGAGCTTATGGAAAAGCTAGATCCATTGGTACAACAGGCGCGTTATCGACGAGATCTGTCGGAACAGGTACCCAATAGGATCTCACAGGACGATCGTTCGGAAGAGATCACGTACGGTGTTCGTAGACGTGTACAACGTGAGTTTGACCTTGGCACAGTTCCAGTAGCGTATCGGAACGTTGGTCCAGAACGTCGATCGCGCGTACGACGTGCTGCAGGTGTTCCTGTGGAGCTGGAGGAGTTAGAACGAGCAAAGCGGAGTGCGGAGAAGGACTTCCGTCGTCTAGAGAAAGAGTACCACCGTTGCCGGAAAGAGGCTCCAAATGGGAAGTTGTGCGATCAGATCTACGAAAAGTTCCAGCGGCTTTCAGATGAGGTGAATGCGCGTTTCACCGAGATGGCTAATCTGCTGCAGGGTCTTCATGATCCTCATGGGACCGATCAATCCAGTACAGAGCATGAGAAAGCAAGTAGCACCGAATGGACGCCTGTTTCTAGAGCTCAAGACTCGGAAATGACGACTTTCGTCATGCAAACTACAACGGAGTTGCCCGATGTGACGATGGCGTTTGATCTAAGCCAACATCTACCGGTCGAGAACAGCTCCATCCGAAGTTTAGACGACCTATTCGATCATTTGCGGTTGAGTGATCCGTTCGCAGTGACCTCTACCGAGATGTCCTCCGAATCAGTGGAGGTGATGAGTCAGTCCAGTACCAATCCGCCGACGACAGTGACGATGCCAAAGACGACCAATCCGACGACGAAAAGAACGACAACTCGAAGTCCTCTACAAGCAGCTCGGAACTTGCACGACGTCGTAGATCAGCTACAGCTAGCGCAGATgatccacccacacccattCCACGAAGACCTACTGCATAACCCACCATCTGCTGACATCGACGATTTCGTGATGGCACGATCCCGCAATCGAGGTGAGACCCAACACGACCAGAAGCTAACACCCGCGAGTCAGGGCTCGGACTCAGGACCTTTAGTAGGTCGGCAGGATGTGTCGATAGATCCGATGCGATCAGCGCAGTATCATCCACTTGTGGTGGGTCCAAGTGCACCCTTCCTAAACTTATGCGATCAACTCCGATCGGCCAACTCTGGTGGTCAACTTACGCCACCAGTTCATTCGAACGGCTTCCAGCAGGTACACTCGAACGCACCTGGCATTCCAATCACCGGTGAAGCCACCAAAGCCTCCTCCCAGATCATCGTCAACTCGGCATATGGTGGAGGTTATGTCCCAAACACGGTGTGTTTCTACCAGAACGCACCACCGGCTTATTCCTTCCGACCGGCGTACCAGACATACCCTCAAGGAGGCTACTCGCAGCCACATCATGGCGGAGGTAAGCTTCCGCTGAACGACCCATCGGTCGATGCACTCATCCAGCCACGTGCTCCTGCAG CCATGATTAACATGCCCGTGAGCATCCAGAACCTGCATCATCCTGGCGCTCCTCGAGTGGCTGGAGATGATCCAAATGCTTCAGCCTCAGGTCCCGTGCTACTTTGCTCGATGGTCCACGCAGCTGAGCAGCCTCAACACGACCAGAGACATCACACAACCAACACCAACCCCACCAACGATACACACGCACCTGAGGACGACTTGACGGCGATGTTCGCAGCGGGTCATTCTTCGGCGGCTCGTGCTAAAGGTCGGCATCACTGCCGTCGAGGTTGGGTACCTTGTTTCAGTTCACATCAGTGCGTTAAACGAGCCAACTGGTGTGACTCCAAGACGGATTGTCTCGATGGTAGTGATGAGAGtgcgtgctcgtgtgtgtcACGACTTCCGAGTCGGAAGCTGTGTGACGGATACGCCGACTGTCCACTCGGTATGGACGAGATGGGATGTTTCGGATGTGATCGATTTGCGTTCTCCTGTTTCCACACGGCTGCTGAGCACAATGCGGCTAGTCATAGAGCTGCTGGACCACTTTGTTACACACTGCACGAACGATGTGATGGCTTTGATCACTGCCTGAACCGCAAGGATGAGCAGGACTGTGCGATGTTGGTGCGTGATATGGGTCATTACCTCGCGTACTCGGTACCACACTCGGTGGGTGTGTTGCACCGGAACTTTCGCGGCAAATGGTACCCGGTGTGTCACAACCCAGTACAATGGGCTCGGGAAGCCTGTGAGTCTGAGCTAGGACCTCAATTGGGTCGTGAACCGCAAGTTAGTCATGGACACGGTAGTCTTCCTGGGCCGTACATCAGTCAGCGAGCTACGGGTGTTCTGGCAGAGCCCGAATTTAGTGACACCTGCAATGGCGTGTACGTACACGTCCGATGTCCACCTGTTCGGTGTGGAACGAGTCGATTACATGAACAGCACGCTGCTCGCATCAGTGTCCGAACGAGACGAAATGTCACCGAAGACGAGCTGGTCGAGAGTGTACGTATCGTGGGAGGTAGTCAGGCTGAGCCTGAGGCGTATCCATTCATCGTGGGTATTTTCCGGGACGGCAAGTTCCATTGCGGTGGTAGCATCTACAACGAACACTGG ATCATCTCGGCAGCACACTGTTGCGACAATTTCGATCAGCACTACTTCGAGGTTCGCTCAGGTATGTTGCGTAAGCGTAGCTTCGCACCACAGGTACAGATCACGCGTGTCACGCACATGATCATACACCACGCGTACAGCTCGGCTCTTATGGCGAACGACATTGCGTTGATGCGTGTGGAGCATCCTTTCCTGTACAATCGTTGGGTGCGCCCAATTTGTCTGCCTGAACGTCACAGGACGACTGACGATCGGGACTGGATGTGGGGTCCTAAAGCGGGTACAATCTGCACTGCCGTCGGTTGGGGCGCCCTTCGAGAACGTGGTGGAGCAC CTGACGCCCTGATGCAGGTGTCCGTGCCAATTCTGGCCACCTGCAAACATCGAGCCGACCGCGATAGTCTGCAGATTTGCGCTGCAGAGGAAGACGGCGGACATGACGCCTGTCAGGGAGACTCTGGAGGGCCGTTCGTGTGTCAGAGCAAATCGAACCCATTCGAGTGGTACTTGGCTGGTGTCGTGAGCCATGGTGAAGGTTGTGCAAGACCGCACGAACCGGGTGTGTACACGCGTGTGGCCCTGTTTATCGAATGGATCGCTCAGAAGGTGAAGGATCCGCTGCCATCACGTACTGCCCGATCTGACTGTCCTGGAATGCGGTGTATCTGGGGTGGTGGCATCTGTTTGCCACCGGGTAAGAAGTGCAACGGTTATGTCAACTGTCTTGGTGGAGAAGACGAATCGGGCTGCGAGATGGACCTACTGTTACGTTCGATGGCGCAGAGAGAGAGTACAGACAGCGAGGGTAATGAAGATCAAGAGGCGAACGACAGCCAAGATGGCACGGAGCATCAGGACAATGAGGCGATCACCGCCAATGTGGTACTATCTGAAGAAA AGGCTACTTTCACGACTCGCGAGGCTAGCGGAGAGGCTCAAGAGAGCATGATCGTGACTCAAGTGATGCACACGGAACCTCAAACTTCTACTACACCGGTGGTCACCTCGCCGGAAGTAGAGAGCATTTCGAGCATTACTACTACTGAGCAAGATCTTACCTCAACCGTGGCCGTCTCAGAAGGCACGTCCACGATGACACAAACGATGTCTCTAGAGAGCTCAAGTAGCACTTCCGAGAGTTCCTCTTCGACGACAGTTTCGTCCTGGACAACCACGAGCGTTTCGACAACAACAGATTCAGCGATCGTTTTCCCCGAATCAGAGACGCACCAGTCGACGAGTGGGTTCGAGTTTATCGCTCCCGTGGTTTCCACAACGACCGAAGCCATCTGGAAGGTGTTGGAGAAAACAATCCAGGAAGTGCGTGGCCAAGTGCGATCCaagaacgaaaccgaaacgaaagacCCCATGGCACCCGTGGACGTTGGAGATGAATCTACGGTTCCAACGGATGTTGAAGGATCATCTGAGGATCATCCCTTCTTCGGAGAGCTCGATGTAATGCACCAGGCGAAGCAGAAGCGTGTGGCCCAATTCCGACTGACGGTACACAATCTGCATACAAAATCGAATGCACCGGTGTTGCTGCCTAACGACACCGCACAGTACCGTCAGTTTTCCTGCACAAA TATTACCCAGAGGATCAACGTGGCCCACCGGTGTGATCGTATCGTCGATTGCGAGGATGGAAGTGACGAGCAGAACTGCACCTGTCGTGACTTCCTAAAGGACAAGTTTGATTTCCTCATTTGCGACGGCAAGACGGACTGTCTCGATCACACGGACGAGAAGGACTGCA TGGACTGTCACGCCGGTCAGTACGCTTGCCGAATCAGCCAGGTTTGTGTGCCCCGGGAGCAGGTGTGCAATGGACACCCGGACTGCCCGTTGCACGAAGATGAACTGGATTGCC TTGCCCTCACCGATGGCCATCGGGTGTACTTTGACGCGAACAACCTGACGCTGTTCCGCAACACCGGTATCGTGACGAAGAATACGAACGGAACCTGGGAGGTGCTGTGTGGAGCCGTACTCACGGCAAAGACGGAACACGCCATCGAGAAGATCTGTTCGTTCTTGGGCTTCGC AGGCTATCGCAACTACTCGCTGCTGACCTTAACACCCGGAGAACTTCCGGCAGGACTGCTAGTGAACGCGGGAGACCAGCCCTACGTCAACCTGACCGTGGAGGCCGGTTGCCAGGCGCTGCGGGTGTCCTGTGCGCAACACATCAACGCAACTGAGCACGACATCGCACACTTTGAGCATCAGCACAATCAAGAGCCGGTGCAGGTGAACATCCGACCGGTGAATCCGATCCATCGACCGCACCACATGCCACAAATCGTGTTCCAGGAGAATGCGCACATCGAGCTGGTGGAGAACTTCGGCGATGATTACGACTGGCCGTGGAATGCCGACATCTACCTTGATGGGGTGTTGATCTGCAGCGGGTTGATCATCGACTCGAGCTGGATCATTGTCGCGAGCAGTTGCACGCGAATGGTGAACCTTCGCCACCAGTACATCGCAGTAGTGGCCGGTGGGGCCAAGTCGTACCTCCATATCGCCGGTCCATATGAGCAGGTGGGGCGAGTCGATTGTTATCACTTCATACCGGAGGCAGAAACGGTGATGTTGCATCTTGCTAGCCCACTCACCTTTAGCCGGCACGTTTTGCCGACGTTTGTGCCCGAGAG CGATAACCTCACCGACAGTGAGTGTCTAGCTGTGGGTCAGGACAAGTATGGCCGAACGAAGACACTGCGAGTGCACTTGAACAGCACCGATTGTGGCGGAGAGCGAGTTCGCTGCTACCACAAGGACCTCAAGCAGCCGTACTACCACCACGAGTCCTGCTATACACCAG AGGCGACCCGGTCCGGAGTGATCGTGTGCAAGACGAGCCGGTCAGGTTGGTATCCGGTAGGGTTCTACCAGAACAAGCGAGGTTTATGCGGGTTCAACGAGGTTGTGCGAGTAACGAGCTTGGTTGAGTCGTATCAGAAGATCCAGGACGTGCTGCGAAAGGAACAGTGTGGTGTACAACAGTACGAGGAACCACCCTGTGCAGGCAAACGCTGCCGGTATGGGAAGTGTGTTGGCGAGCGGTTACTGTGTGATCGGAAGCCTGACTGTAGTGACGGTTCCGATGAGGATCCGGTTTTGTGTGCGGCTCGCAACCACACTAGCA ACTGCCTGGCTCATCAGATGCGATGCGCTAACGGGCGGTGTATCGATAAGAGTAACTTCTGCGATCGGAAGAATGACTGCGGTGACTCCACGGATGAGCCACACGATTGCTCCTGCTATACGTACCTCAA AATCACTGACCCGGGAAAGATCTGCGATGGAGTACGCAACTGCTGGGACAAGTCAGACGAGAACCCGCGCGTGTGCCGGTGTCATCCATCCAGCTTCCGGTGTGGAGAATCAGACATCTGCGTGCCGTACGATTTCGTCTGTGACAAGGAGCGCGATTGCCCGGATGGAGAGGATGAGCTGTACTGTTACGCGTTGCAGCAAAACTCGTACGAAGC CGGCTATGGGGAGCTGATGGAGCAAAGCTATGGCATCTGGCGGTCAAAGTGCTTCCCTAAGACGGCGCAGTTTGATGACGAGTATATGCGGCGTATCTGCGAGCAGCTCGGATACAACCAAGTGCGTAAAATCTATGGGCGTGCCATCGTGGAGGGTACTCGACTTCGCACGGCAAACGAGACGGAAAGCGCAGTCGATAAGTTGCGCCGTGCTGCAACGAAGACAATCGTGCAGAACAAGTTCTCGAAGGTGGTGATCAACGACAACCACACGTTCTACATGAAGCCGAGTCGACCGATGTTCAAGCTGATCAACTGGAATGACGAGGACCAGCAGCATTGCCACAGGTTGGAGTTGCTGTGTGCACCATAA
- the LOC128727084 gene encoding zinc finger MIZ domain-containing protein 1, with product MSAQGGSLGAPTLGDRRSPYIGGYPDIQHHQQHQQHQQQQQQQHHHNQHQQLHNPHHDYHRGALHPDGSVAGYLDVKQQQQQQQQQQKGYGKQPQTHQRAATGATALRTAAGAGHGFNGQSMVAAAGGQQGNMDVGYNPQMNNMAMHSQSSWNQMNGMNQMGGMGGQMNGMNQMGGGGGGAGSGGAGTGMGPMSQMGSGAGGGGGGGGGGGGGMGGGATGMPMNQMGGGGGGGGAGGGGYGRHHQQMNPMAQMMNMGMGMGGGGGGGGGAGAGQMGPGGAGPGMNGMAAAAAAAAAAAQMGGMNPLSQMNQMSPMSKMQGMANGYPQHPRRMAPYPNPQMQMAQKRSMYGMGQGQGMPGAGGPFPPHQAAAAAAAAAAAGVPLPMQANAGYGRHHGPMGPMNYRGGPPMMQQRQNTPPYGPGPGMGVGVGGPVGAPGPLMGHQQQQQQHQQQQQHHQQHHQQQQQQQQQQQQQQQQYYNTGYQNMQGYQPDIRMNFQHSPVPGNPTPPLTPASSMTPYISPNPDVKPNNLPQKDEELRLTFPVRDGILLPPFRLEHNLAVSNHVFQLKSTVYNTLMCRPDLELQLKCFHHEDRQMNTNWPASVQVSANSTPLEIDRGDNKNTHRPLYLKQVCQPGRNTIQITVSTCCCSHLFVLQLVHRPSVNHVLHTLLKRNLLSAEQAVAKIKRNFAVSHAANPNQPLGGPNGPDKDPLAVEPSATSAKVSLKCTVTTKRITLPARGHDCKHIQCFDLEAYLALNCERGNWRCPVCNKPALTEGLEIDQYMWAILNTLNSSHTPNGMDTEEVIIDAQANWRAIKPPGSVNNPNLGGSLNPQAQPTQQQHPQQQQQPPMQHQQPAPPAVEPSGGNGRGPGTPGLPVIKPDPDGADAKHFSKVMSPGSTSLPTWDNMNAMSPYMSPDMSSIASGSMMGSNYNRTPQYDSYGNPIIKQEPGTGPGTAGGPGNNGPGTPGGSEFHSGNPLAHLSDSVNSLDPLNAMEKSLNDQMPHTPHTPHTPGGGNSSGHPMTPGGPPSVPPANDINAPNPQQQSSNAPNGATGPNSNGSSGGAGLSHSPGHAMQLHSPQQQQQHPNNMGLGANNPAANIMNSPQSLMNSPQNMMNSPQSMMQQQQQQQQQQNLLSLGSMMGQQQQQSHQNALAGLTDVDLPADLNFDPAAVIEGEGGNDLNLLPDNGIVDPMELLSYLDPPDLNTPPSSGSSNNANSDDILAALFD from the exons ATGAGTGCCCAGGGGGGCTCCCTAGGGGCTCCAACATTGGGTGATCGTCGATCTCCTTACATTGGAGGCTATCCCGACATtcaacaccatcagcagcatcagcagcatcagcagcaacagcagcaacagcatcatcacaatcagcaccagcagttgCACAATCCTCATCACG ACTACCACCGAGGTGCGCTCCACCCAGACGGCAGTGTAGCTGGCTATCTGGAcgtaaagcagcagcagcagcagcagcaacagcagcaaaagggCTACGGAAAGCAGCCTCAAACTCACCAGCGAGCGGCCACCGGAGCAACGGCATTGCGAACGGCTGCCGGAGCTGGACACGGTTTCAACGGTCAAAGTATGGTGGCAGCGGCTGGCGGACAGCAGGGCAACATGGACGTCGGCTATAACCCGCAG ATGAACAACATGGCGATGCATTCGCAATCGTCGTGGAATCAGATGAATGGCATGAACCAAATGGGCGGCATGGGTGGCCAGATGAATGGCATGAACCAGATgggaggtggaggtggtggcgcAGGTTCCGGAGGTGCGGGAACCGGCATGGGACCAATGAGTCAGATGGGTTCCggagctggtggtggcggtggtggaggtggaggtggtggtggtggcatgggTGGAGGAGCCACTGGCATGCCGATGAATCAGATGGGTGGTGGCGGCGGAGGAGGTGGTGCAGGTGGAGGTGGATACGGACGGCATCACCAGCAGATGAACCCGATGGCGCAGATGATGAACATGGGCATGGGTATGGGTGGTggcgggggtggtggtggaggagccGGAGCCGGTCAGATGGGTCCAGGTGGAGCAGGTCCAGGAATGAACGGAATGgcggcagctgctgcagcagctgcagcagcagctcagATGGGTGGCATGAACCCTCTCAGCCAGATGAACCAGATGTCACCGATGTCAAAGATGCAGGGTATGGCGAATGGATATCCTCAGCATCCTCGAAGGATGGCTCCATATCCGAACCCACAGATGCAGATGGCACAGAAACGCTCGATGTACGGCATGGGTCAGGGACAAGGAATGCCAGGAGCTGGTGGACCTTTTCCACCTCATCaagcggcggcagcagcagctgcggcagctgctgcaggtgttCCCCTACCGATGCAAGCCAATGCCGGTTATGGACGACATCATGGGCCAATGGGACCGATGAACTATCGTGGAGGTCCTCCGATGATGCAGCAACggcaaaacacaccaccataCGGTCCGGGACCGGGTATGGGTGTAGGAGTGGGTGGACCTGTCGGTGCACCCGGTCCGCTCATGggccaccaacaacagcagcaacagcaccaacagcaacaacaacatcaccaacaacaccatcagcagcaacagcagcagcagcagcagcagcagcagcaacagcagcagtattaCAACACGGGCTACCAGAACATGCAGGGCTACCAGCCGGACATTCGCATGAACTTCCAGCACAGTCCGGTACCCGGCAATCCGACACCCCCGTTGACGCCCGCTTCTTCCATGACGCCCTACATCAGCCCCAATCCGGACGTGAAGCCAAACAACCTACCGCAGA AAGATGAAGAGCTCCGGTTGACGTTCCCGGTGCGGGACGGTATTCTGCTGCCACCGTTCCGGCTCGAGCACAACCTCGCGGTTAGCAACCACGTGTTCCAGCTGAAATCGACCGTCTACAACACGCTCATGTGCCGGCCGGATCTCGAGCTGCAGTTGAAGTGTTTCCACCACGAGGACCGGCAGATGAACACGAACTGGCCAGCGAGCGTACAGGTGTCGGCTAACTCGACTCCACTCGAGATCGACCGAGGTGACAACAAGAACACACACCGGCCACTCTATCTGAAACAGGTCTGCCAACCTGGCCGCAACACGATCCAAATCACCGTCAGCACGTGTTGCTGT TCACACTTGTTCGTGCTGCAGTTGGTACACCGACCATCGGTTAATCACGTGCTGCACACGCTGTTGAAGCGCAACCTGCTGTCGGCTGAACAGGCTGTGGCCAAAATCAAGCGCAACTTCGCCGTAAGCCATGCAGCTAACCCCAACCAACCGTTGGGAGGTCCTAACGGCCCGGACAAGGACCCATTGGCCGTGGAACCGTCGGCAACATCCGCTaag GTTTCACTCAAGTGTACCGTCACCACGAAGCGGATAACATTGCCGGCACGTGGTCACGACTGTAAGCACATCCAGTGTTTCGATCTGGAGGCCTACCTTGCGCTCAACTGCGAGCGTGGCAACTGGCGATGTCCGGTGTGCAA TAAACCGGCACTAACAGAGGGGCTTGAAATTGACCAGTACATGTGGGCGATACTGAACACGCTCAACTCCTCCCACACCCCGAACGGCATGGACACGGAGGAGGTGATCATCGATGCGCAAGCGAATTGGCGTGCGATCAAGCCACCGGGAAGCGTCAACAATCCTAACCTCGGCGGTAGCCTCAACCCACAGGCACAACCGACCCAACAGCAACatccacagcaacagcaacaaccaccaATGCAGCATCAACAACCGGCACCACCCGCAGTGGAACCGAGTGGTGGCAATGGTCGTGGTCCCGGAACACCCGGTCTGCCCGTCATCAAACCCGACCCGGATGGTGCAGATGCGAAGCACTTTAGCAAGGTGATGTCACCCGGCTCTACCTCGCTGCCCACGTGGGACAACATGAACGCGATGAGCCCGTACATGAGCCCGGACATGAGCTCGATCGCTAGTGGCAGCATGATGGGATCAAA TTACAACCGAACGCCACAATACGACTCGTACGGTAATCCCATCATCAAGCAGGAACCGGGCACTGGTCCGGGAACGGCTGGTGGACCCGGTAACAATGGACCGGGCACACCCGGTGGCAGTGAATTCCACAGTGGCAATCCTCTAGCCCATCTGAGCGACTCCGTCAACTCGCTCGATCCGCTCAATGCGATGGAAAAATCGTTGAACGATCAG ATGCCCCATACGCCACACACACCGCACACTCCTGGCGGTGGCAACTCGTCCGGTCATCCCATGACCCCGGGTGGACCACCAAGTGTACCACCGGCGAACGACATCAACGCCCCAAACCCGCAGCAACAATCCAGCAACGCACCGAACGGTGCCACTGGTCCAAACAGCAATGGCAGCAGTGGTGGAGCTGGTCTGAGCCACAGCCCTGGCCATGCCATGCAGCTTCACTCtccccagcagcaacagcaacaccccAACAACATGGGTCTCGGAGCCAACAACCCGGCGGCGAACATCATGAACTCACCCCAAAGCCTAATGAACTCGCCGCAAAACATGATGAACTCCCCGCAGAGCAtgatgcagcaacagcagcagcagcagcagcagcaaaatctCCTCTCACTGGGCTCGATGAtgggccagcagcagcaacaaagccACCAGAACGCGCTTGCCGGATTGACCGACGTTGATCTGCCGGCAGATCTCAACTTCGACCCGGCGGCCGTCATTGAGGGCGAGGGAGGCAACGATCTTAAC CTGCTGCCCGACAACGGTATCGTGGATCCGATGGAGCTGCTCTCCTATCTGGACCCGCCGGATCTGAACACGCCACCCTCGAGCGGTTCCAGCAACAACGCCAACAGCGACGACATCCTGGCCGCGCTCTTCGATTAA
- the LOC128725058 gene encoding general odorant-binding protein 67-like translates to MRPFVLVAFVVLVLGQTSGQPPAPDASCFQPSAVTSDDCCKMPKPVETAVMEKCVANNPQLGQMPAPGVPRTEGCCIMQCTMTEIGGFVNNALNVDAIRKAMATTIGADANLAPLVNGAIDTCAHQIQSDPAFNVAPVSSSPDRPGCSFIPQGFVNCLLSSVFKSCPAPLWTDSSDCKALKTKLDGGCPFFLLMGRGPKN, encoded by the exons ATGCGCCCGTTCGTGCTCGTCGCATTTGTCGTCCTCGTTCTTGGGCAG ACTTCCGGCCAACCACCTGCACCGGACGCATCTTGCTTCCAGCCAAGTGCAGTCACCTCAGATGACTGCTGTAAGATGCCCAAGCCGGTCGAAACAGCAGTGATGGAGAAGTGTGTCGCAAACAATCCCCAGCTCGGTCAAATGCCAGCCCCGGGTGTCCCTAGGACGGAGGGTTGC TGCATCATGCAGTGCACCATGACGGAAATTGGTGGATTCGTAAACAACGCCCTCAATGTCGACGCGATCCGGAAAGCGATGGCCACTACGATCGGAGCGGACGCCAACTTAGCTCCACTCGTAAACGGAGCGATTGACACCTGCGCTCATCAGATCCAGAGTGATCCGGCCTTTAATGTGGCGCCCGTGTCATCCTCACCAGATCGACCAGGTTGCAGTTTCATACCTCAGGGTTTCGTCAACTGTCTTCTCTCCTCGGTGTTCAAG AGTTGTCCAGCTCCCCTGTGGACTGACAGCAGCGATTGCAAGGCGCTCAAGACCAAGCTCGATGGTGGGTGTCCCTTCTTCCTGCTGATGGGCCGTGGACCAAAGAACTAA